In Waddliaceae bacterium, a single window of DNA contains:
- a CDS encoding L,D-transpeptidase produces MKKFYMLSFLFLTVCFGGFTSTVTYNINAFVASHETCVVVDVTKQELVLYEGGVISKKYPISTSSKGTGQILDSGKTPLGIHYIKKKSGDMSPPGGILRGGKPTGEVWNPYVINVDDDLVLSRRISLEGAEKGFNKGTNDQGRVVDSFLRAILIHGTNHEDKIGTPASKGCVRMKNADIVDLYDRIHEGDSILLSR; encoded by the coding sequence ATGAAGAAATTTTATATGTTGTCGTTTTTATTCCTCACGGTATGTTTTGGAGGCTTTACATCGACAGTAACGTATAATATAAATGCCTTTGTTGCTTCCCATGAAACGTGTGTCGTCGTCGATGTTACTAAACAGGAGCTTGTTCTTTATGAGGGTGGCGTTATCTCCAAGAAGTACCCTATCTCTACATCATCAAAAGGAACGGGGCAGATCCTTGATAGCGGCAAGACTCCTCTTGGCATACACTATATCAAGAAAAAGTCCGGCGACATGTCTCCCCCTGGAGGCATATTACGCGGGGGAAAACCAACCGGAGAGGTATGGAATCCATACGTTATCAATGTTGATGACGACCTTGTCTTGTCACGGAGAATATCTCTCGAAGGCGCTGAGAAAGGCTTCAACAAAGGCACCAACGATCAAGGACGCGTTGTCGATTCTTTTCTCCGCGCCATTCTCATCCACGGCACCAACCACGAAGACAAGATCGGCACCCCGGCTTCTAAGGGGTGTGTGCGGATGAAAAACGCTGACATCGTCGACTTATATGATAGGATTCACGAGGGCGATTCGATTTTGCTATCTAGATAG
- the miaB gene encoding tRNA (N6-isopentenyl adenosine(37)-C2)-methylthiotransferase MiaB: protein MTRKIATFFLKTYGCQMNELDSEVMVGLLKRRGLVQSFDESSADMLIFNTCSVRDLAERKVMGKLGMLCRSRTDRPIIGITGCMASSKKASLFSKLPYLDFVLGTNNIGDLNAVLDDVLSGKEHSIAADDVFHDDVDFRLASREDKVKAYVSIIRGCNNFCSYCIVPYTRGREVSRPIEDIITECTHLASEGYKEITLLGQNVNSYGKDQASWNIRFHDLLYSLEKIPGIERIRFMTSHPKDITRELMEAVRDIPKLCEFIHFPIQAGSNRVLKKMNRKYTAEEYLEKIAMFREIVPNVALGTDIIVGFPTETDEEFMMTYDVMEKVRYDMAFLFAYSTRKGTAAERWDDDIVREVKDERLQKLIALQNDICSQQRQKILGDTVEVLVEEVNFRDATMLKGRTRCWKNTLFPGDKSLIGSVQDVKVHSYHHQTLLGEMCEARDPFDL, encoded by the coding sequence ATGACTAGGAAGATAGCGACATTTTTTTTGAAAACGTATGGCTGCCAGATGAACGAGCTCGACTCGGAGGTTATGGTAGGGCTTTTGAAGCGTCGTGGTCTTGTGCAGTCGTTCGACGAGAGTTCTGCTGACATGCTCATCTTCAACACGTGTTCTGTCCGGGATCTCGCCGAGCGTAAGGTCATGGGCAAATTGGGGATGTTGTGTCGTTCTCGTACCGACAGACCCATCATCGGCATCACGGGGTGTATGGCTTCTTCGAAGAAGGCATCGCTTTTCTCTAAACTCCCCTATCTTGATTTTGTTTTGGGAACGAATAATATCGGCGACCTCAATGCCGTCCTCGACGACGTTCTTAGTGGAAAGGAACATTCTATCGCCGCCGATGATGTATTTCATGACGACGTCGACTTCCGCCTTGCTTCTCGTGAAGACAAAGTCAAGGCTTACGTATCGATAATCCGCGGCTGCAACAACTTCTGCTCGTATTGTATCGTCCCTTATACTAGGGGCCGTGAGGTTTCGCGTCCCATTGAAGACATTATCACCGAGTGTACACATCTTGCTAGCGAGGGATATAAAGAGATAACGTTGTTGGGTCAGAACGTCAACAGCTACGGCAAAGACCAGGCGTCGTGGAATATCCGGTTCCATGATCTTTTGTATTCTCTTGAGAAGATCCCCGGCATCGAACGCATACGTTTTATGACGAGCCACCCCAAAGACATCACCCGTGAGCTTATGGAAGCCGTCCGTGACATCCCTAAGCTCTGTGAGTTCATACATTTCCCTATACAGGCGGGATCCAACAGAGTTTTGAAGAAGATGAACAGGAAATACACCGCTGAAGAGTACCTCGAAAAGATTGCTATGTTCCGTGAGATCGTCCCTAACGTCGCTCTTGGCACTGATATCATAGTAGGATTTCCTACTGAGACCGACGAAGAGTTTATGATGACGTATGACGTCATGGAAAAGGTACGCTATGATATGGCGTTTCTTTTCGCATACAGTACCCGCAAAGGCACGGCAGCGGAGCGTTGGGATGATGATATCGTTCGAGAGGTAAAAGATGAAAGGCTGCAGAAACTCATCGCCCTGCAGAATGATATATGCTCGCAGCAGCGACAGAAGATTCTTGGGGACACTGTAGAGGTCCTTGTCGAAGAGGTAAACTTCCGCGATGCTACCATGCTAAAAGGCAGGACGCGCTGCTGGAAGAACACTCTTTTCCCTGGAGATAAAAGCCTCATCGGGAGTGTCCAGGATGTCAAAGTTCATAGTTACCACCACCAGACTCTCCTCGGGGAGATGTGTGAAGCTCGCGATCCTTTCGATCTTTAA